In Sporosarcina psychrophila, a genomic segment contains:
- a CDS encoding YugN family protein — protein MLKLQTELDGQRASFGVVSDCIQGLGYHLGGNWDYHKGCFDHILCREGGETIYVRIPFFVTDGELDEYNASIEFETPYVIKHVVHVGLDSDESSLLNATGFSQFQKPIDPDGKIVDKNRWIHAGEVAVKELIDCLHAQEHLKSS, from the coding sequence ATGTTGAAATTACAAACTGAGCTTGATGGGCAAAGGGCTTCATTTGGTGTTGTGAGTGATTGTATTCAAGGGCTCGGCTATCACTTAGGTGGAAACTGGGATTATCATAAAGGATGTTTTGACCATATTTTATGCCGCGAAGGCGGTGAAACTATTTATGTGCGAATTCCATTTTTCGTAACGGACGGAGAACTTGATGAATATAATGCTTCCATAGAATTTGAAACACCTTATGTGATTAAGCATGTCGTGCATGTTGGTCTAGATAGTGATGAAAGTTCATTGTTAAATGCAACTGGTTTTAGCCAATTCCAAAAACCGATTGATCCAGATGGGAAAATCGTTGATAAAAATAGGTGGATTCATGCAGGTGAAGTTGCCGTAAAAGAACTTATAGATTGTTTGCATGCTCAAGAGCACCTAAAATCAAGTTAA
- a CDS encoding DUF1697 domain-containing protein, translating to MRINIALLRGINVGGHNKIKMVELRQLFEMLGFSRVQTYIQSGNVLFESDESEQSLIKCIQGEIEKVFGFSINVVIRTAAELEWITKNCPFT from the coding sequence ATGAGAATTAATATTGCATTACTACGCGGCATTAACGTGGGTGGGCATAATAAAATAAAAATGGTAGAACTACGACAGCTATTTGAAATGCTGGGCTTTAGCCGGGTGCAGACCTATATTCAAAGTGGTAACGTTTTGTTCGAATCAGATGAAAGTGAGCAATCCCTAATCAAGTGTATTCAAGGGGAGATTGAGAAGGTCTTCGGATTTTCGATCAATGTTGTAATCAGAACGGCTGCAGAGTTGGAATGGATTACTAAGAATTGTCCGTTTACTTAG
- the hpaB gene encoding 4-hydroxyphenylacetate 3-monooxygenase, oxygenase component: protein MPAITGNDYLERIDRLQTNVWIDGKLVTDNISKHPAFKGVMESQAALYDLQYDATCKDVMTYPSPSTGDSIGLSYLQPKSKEDLVKRRAMVQQWAKSNNGMMGRSPDYMNTVLMALASSVGLLEGKENCFPENILAFYEYARENDLSMTHTFIDPQVNRGQFYFEDSDEPIAAKVMDRNEAGIIIKGARLLATQGGITDEIMVISAGGVDDKAYGFAFSIPSNSHGLKFVCRESFVGGDSTFNYPLSSRYEEMDTIVVFDNVLVPWERVFYYDNIEVSNSFVALSSFLPFTLHQVVSRQIVKTEFVLGIVQSIIETINIGEYQHVQEKASEIIVALETMKALVMKSEIEAEIDEWGFMRPNRTTLQIAINIFPRVYPRFTEIIQLLGASGLMSIPTEKAFQSSVRKDLDQYLQAKSKNAEDRVKIFRLAWDLTMSSFGTRETLYERFFFGDPIKLSCELYRSYDKKPYVKRVNDILG, encoded by the coding sequence ATGCCAGCGATTACAGGAAACGATTATCTTGAACGAATTGATCGGCTACAAACGAATGTATGGATAGATGGTAAACTTGTAACGGACAATATTTCTAAACATCCTGCATTCAAAGGTGTCATGGAAAGCCAGGCAGCGCTATATGATTTGCAATATGATGCGACATGTAAAGACGTCATGACCTATCCATCGCCATCAACTGGAGATTCAATAGGTCTGTCTTATTTACAGCCGAAATCAAAAGAGGATTTAGTTAAAAGGCGGGCAATGGTTCAACAGTGGGCTAAATCGAACAATGGTATGATGGGAAGAAGTCCAGACTATATGAATACTGTGTTAATGGCTCTTGCATCGTCTGTGGGTTTATTGGAAGGAAAAGAAAATTGTTTCCCGGAAAACATACTTGCGTTCTATGAATATGCACGTGAAAATGATTTGTCCATGACACATACATTTATTGACCCACAAGTAAACCGGGGGCAATTCTATTTTGAAGATTCAGATGAGCCGATTGCTGCCAAAGTGATGGATAGAAACGAAGCGGGAATCATTATAAAAGGTGCGCGGTTGCTGGCGACACAGGGCGGCATAACGGATGAAATCATGGTGATTTCAGCGGGTGGGGTTGATGATAAAGCGTATGGATTTGCGTTTTCTATCCCTAGTAATAGTCATGGTCTAAAGTTTGTCTGCAGAGAATCATTTGTTGGGGGCGACTCCACATTTAACTATCCATTAAGTTCGCGGTATGAGGAAATGGATACGATCGTTGTTTTCGACAATGTATTGGTCCCATGGGAGCGCGTGTTTTACTATGACAACATAGAAGTATCGAACAGTTTCGTGGCTTTGAGTTCGTTCTTACCATTTACATTGCATCAAGTTGTTTCTAGACAAATTGTCAAAACGGAATTTGTATTGGGAATAGTTCAGTCAATCATCGAGACCATTAATATCGGTGAATATCAGCATGTTCAAGAAAAGGCTTCTGAAATTATTGTAGCTTTAGAAACAATGAAGGCATTGGTAATGAAATCAGAAATTGAAGCTGAAATCGATGAATGGGGATTTATGCGACCCAATCGAACAACGCTGCAAATCGCGATTAATATATTTCCACGGGTTTACCCGAGATTTACTGAAATCATTCAGCTTTTAGGTGCAAGTGGATTGATGTCCATTCCAACAGAAAAAGCTTTTCAATCAAGTGTTAGAAAAGATTTAGATCAATATTTGCAGGCTAAATCCAAAAATGCAGAGGATCGCGTCAAAATATTTCGTTTAGCATGGGATTTAACGATGAGCTCTTTTGGTACTCGCGAAACGTTATATGAACGATTTTTCTTTGGCGATCCTATTAAACTTTCATGTGAATTATATCGTTCCTATGATAAGAAACCATATGTGAAGCGAGTGAATGATATATTGGGATAA
- the glpK gene encoding glycerol kinase GlpK produces the protein MTKKYIMALDQGTTSSRAILFDKSGKILHTVQQEFTQYFPQSGWVEHNADEIWSSVLAVIAGVLSEKNIAAEQIEGIGITNQRETTVIWDKNTGKPIYNAIVWQSRQTAEICDDLKESGYNDLFRDKTGLLIDAYFSGTKVKWILDNVQGAREKAERGDLLFGTIDTWIVWKLSGGKRHVTDYSNASRTLMYNIHELKWDEELLSILDVPASMLPEVRPSSEIYAHTEKSHFFGHAAPIAGIAGDQQAALFGQACFESGMVKNTYGTGCFMLMNTGDKAVKSDHGLLTTLAWGIDGKVEYALEGSIFVAGSAIQWLRDGLRMFRNSSESEEYAKRVESTEGVYVVPAFVGLGTPYWDSDVRGAIFGLTRGTEKEHLIRATLESLAYQTKDVLDAMEADSGISLKTLRVDGGAVENDFLMQFQADLLNVPVERPLISETTALGAAYLAGLAVGFWTDRSEISAHWNLDRPFEPKMEQQQREDLYAGWQKAVKAAIAFK, from the coding sequence ATGACTAAAAAATATATAATGGCTCTTGACCAAGGCACAACAAGTTCGCGGGCAATTCTATTCGATAAAAGCGGTAAGATTTTACATACAGTCCAACAGGAATTCACTCAATACTTTCCTCAATCTGGATGGGTCGAACATAATGCAGACGAAATCTGGAGCTCCGTTTTAGCTGTTATTGCAGGTGTATTGTCAGAAAAGAATATTGCAGCTGAACAAATCGAAGGCATTGGCATAACAAATCAGCGCGAAACAACAGTTATATGGGATAAAAATACAGGAAAACCAATTTACAATGCCATTGTTTGGCAATCACGTCAAACTGCTGAAATATGCGACGATCTGAAAGAGAGCGGTTACAATGATCTGTTTCGAGATAAAACTGGCTTACTTATCGATGCTTATTTCTCAGGCACAAAAGTGAAATGGATTTTGGACAACGTACAAGGGGCAAGAGAAAAAGCGGAGCGTGGAGATCTTCTATTTGGAACAATTGACACATGGATTGTATGGAAATTATCTGGCGGGAAAAGGCATGTAACCGACTATTCCAATGCTTCGAGAACACTTATGTACAATATTCACGAATTAAAATGGGATGAGGAATTGCTCTCTATCTTAGACGTCCCTGCGTCAATGCTACCAGAGGTCCGTCCCTCTTCTGAGATTTATGCGCATACGGAAAAAAGTCACTTCTTTGGTCATGCTGCTCCGATTGCTGGAATCGCCGGTGATCAACAAGCCGCATTGTTCGGGCAAGCTTGTTTTGAAAGTGGGATGGTAAAAAACACATATGGAACTGGTTGCTTCATGTTAATGAATACGGGGGATAAAGCAGTCAAGTCAGATCATGGTCTATTGACAACCCTTGCGTGGGGAATCGACGGAAAAGTAGAGTATGCACTTGAAGGTAGTATTTTCGTTGCAGGATCTGCCATTCAGTGGTTGCGTGATGGACTTAGAATGTTCCGTAATTCATCTGAAAGTGAAGAATACGCTAAACGCGTTGAATCGACAGAAGGCGTTTACGTTGTGCCAGCATTTGTCGGCCTTGGAACACCTTACTGGGATAGCGATGTAAGAGGTGCCATTTTCGGATTGACACGTGGTACAGAGAAAGAACATCTTATTCGTGCAACATTGGAATCACTTGCATATCAAACAAAGGATGTACTTGATGCAATGGAAGCAGATTCTGGAATCTCTTTAAAAACGTTACGTGTAGACGGCGGCGCAGTTGAAAACGATTTCCTTATGCAATTTCAGGCAGACTTATTAAATGTACCTGTCGAGCGTCCACTGATTAGTGAAACAACTGCACTAGGAGCCGCTTACTTAGCAGGTCTTGCCGTTGGTTTTTGGACGGATCGCTCAGAAATCTCGGCTCATTGGAATCTAGACCGACCTTTCGAACCGAAAATGGAGCAGCAACAACGCGAAGACTTATACGCTGGGTGGCAAAAAGCAGTCAAAGCCGCTATCGCTTTTAAGTAA
- a CDS encoding MIP/aquaporin family protein, giving the protein MTPFIAELVGTMILIIFGAGVVGGVLMKKSKAQDSGWIVITIGWGLAVAMGVYAVGGVSGAHLNPAVTLGMASIGEFPWADVPMYMLAQILGAICGAIIVYFHYLPHWKETEDEAAKLSVFATIPAIRHPLSNLTSEIIGTFILLLGLLAIGANEFTEGLNPLIVGALIVAIGVSLGGTTGYAINPARDLGPRIAHFFLPIPEKGKSDWSYAWIPVVGPLLGGTFGALFYQQVFEGVTSIAFWIVGSIVLAVLLGAQYSLRKESAQDAKQSVTE; this is encoded by the coding sequence ATGACACCCTTTATAGCAGAGCTAGTTGGGACAATGATTTTAATTATTTTCGGTGCTGGAGTCGTCGGTGGTGTTTTGATGAAGAAGTCGAAAGCCCAAGACTCTGGTTGGATTGTAATCACAATTGGATGGGGACTCGCCGTTGCAATGGGGGTATATGCAGTTGGTGGTGTCAGCGGTGCACACTTGAATCCCGCGGTGACCCTCGGAATGGCTTCCATTGGTGAATTCCCATGGGCTGATGTCCCCATGTATATGCTAGCTCAAATACTTGGAGCGATTTGTGGAGCAATCATTGTTTATTTCCATTACTTGCCTCACTGGAAGGAAACTGAAGACGAAGCGGCGAAGTTATCTGTATTCGCTACAATTCCGGCAATACGTCATCCACTCTCCAATTTAACGAGTGAAATAATTGGTACGTTCATTTTACTGCTGGGTTTACTAGCAATCGGTGCAAATGAGTTTACGGAAGGCCTGAATCCACTAATTGTAGGTGCGTTGATTGTTGCCATTGGGGTCTCATTGGGTGGAACAACTGGCTATGCCATTAACCCAGCCCGTGATCTAGGCCCGCGTATAGCCCATTTCTTTTTGCCGATTCCTGAGAAAGGGAAGTCGGATTGGAGTTACGCATGGATACCTGTCGTAGGTCCGTTATTGGGCGGAACATTTGGTGCGCTGTTTTATCAACAAGTGTTTGAAGGTGTTACTAGCATTGCATTTTGGATTGTTGGTAGTATTGTGTTAGCGGTATTGTTAGGTGCACAGTATTCATTAAGAAAAGAGTCAGCACAAGACGCAAAACAAAGTGTTACAGAATAG
- a CDS encoding glycerol-3-phosphate responsive antiterminator, giving the protein MPFHDQKILPAARSLKQFEQLLKSPFEYIVLLEVHVGNLKTLKTEAEKYGKKVIIHADLIQGLKTDNFAADFLCNDIRPAGIISTRSNMIMKAKAKGIIAIQRMFLLDTIALEKSYSLIDQTVPDYIEMLPGVIPELISEVYDRTGIPIINGGLIRTKKHVQDALDAGAVAVTTSDHELWDSFIKD; this is encoded by the coding sequence ATGCCTTTTCACGATCAAAAGATATTGCCCGCTGCGCGAAGCTTAAAGCAGTTTGAACAGTTGCTAAAAAGCCCATTTGAATACATTGTTCTTTTAGAAGTGCATGTTGGCAATCTTAAAACGCTCAAAACAGAAGCAGAGAAATATGGGAAAAAAGTAATCATCCATGCCGATTTGATTCAAGGATTGAAAACGGATAATTTTGCTGCCGATTTTCTATGCAATGACATTAGACCAGCTGGCATTATTTCGACGAGGTCCAATATGATCATGAAAGCGAAAGCCAAAGGAATTATCGCTATTCAACGCATGTTTCTCTTAGATACAATCGCTTTGGAAAAAAGTTATTCCTTGATTGATCAGACAGTTCCTGACTATATTGAAATGTTGCCGGGGGTAATACCAGAACTCATTAGCGAAGTGTATGATAGAACAGGAATTCCAATTATTAATGGAGGCTTGATTCGGACAAAAAAACATGTCCAAGATGCATTGGATGCGGGTGCTGTCGCAGTAACAACATCAGACCATGAGCTGTGGGATTCATTCATCAAAGATTGA
- a CDS encoding glycerol-3-phosphate dehydrogenase/oxidase, protein MTNFSSLEREETLDKLATEEFDLLIIGGGISGAGIALDATARGLKTALVEMQDFASGTSSRSTKLVHGGLRYLKQFQIKEVAELGKERAIVYENGPHVTTPEWMVLPFHKGGTFGKYSTSFGLKVYDFLAGVKKAERRRMLTKEETLQKAPLVKQEGLLGGGIYVEYRTDDARLTIEVMKAAAEKGATLANYAKAETFIYKQEKIAGVQVLDTLTNKKVVIKAKKVVNAAGPWVDDVKGIEGEATTKGKHLILSKGVHLVFDQKDFPLHQAVYFDTPDKRMIFAVPRDGKAYVGTTDTFYEGDPKVMQITEEDRSYILNSIHYMFPSLKLTAENVESSWAGVRPLIHEEGKGPSEVSRKDEIWESEKGLITIAGGKLTGYRKMAETVVDKIVDQLSHEEIRHFNKCVTKNLPISGGDIGGSSNMNRFMAQAIEKGQLAGFTERQSRHLATLYGTNVDQVFAIPFEANTAIPRILYVKLRYAIESEMVAKPTDFFVRRTGDMFFNIDNVKAGKKDVLDEMAFIFEWTDAERQQYEKELADELTIATTVL, encoded by the coding sequence ATGACAAACTTTTCATCATTAGAACGGGAAGAGACATTAGACAAATTAGCAACAGAGGAATTTGATTTACTCATAATCGGAGGGGGAATTTCAGGAGCTGGAATCGCTTTAGATGCTACGGCACGTGGGTTGAAAACAGCGCTTGTCGAAATGCAAGACTTTGCTTCTGGCACTTCAAGCCGCTCGACAAAACTTGTCCATGGCGGATTACGTTATTTAAAACAATTTCAAATCAAAGAAGTAGCGGAACTTGGAAAAGAGCGGGCAATCGTCTATGAAAATGGACCACATGTCACGACTCCAGAATGGATGGTCCTTCCTTTTCATAAAGGAGGAACGTTTGGCAAATACTCGACTTCCTTTGGTTTGAAAGTATATGACTTTCTCGCAGGCGTTAAGAAAGCTGAAAGAAGAAGGATGTTAACAAAAGAAGAAACCCTTCAGAAAGCACCGCTTGTGAAACAAGAAGGATTATTAGGCGGCGGCATTTACGTCGAATACCGCACTGATGATGCTCGCCTGACAATTGAAGTTATGAAAGCAGCTGCTGAAAAAGGCGCAACCTTAGCAAACTATGCAAAAGCAGAAACCTTTATTTATAAACAAGAAAAAATTGCCGGTGTGCAAGTGTTAGATACATTAACAAATAAAAAAGTTGTTATTAAGGCGAAAAAAGTTGTCAATGCGGCTGGACCTTGGGTAGATGATGTGAAGGGGATCGAAGGCGAGGCTACAACAAAAGGAAAACACTTAATTTTATCAAAAGGTGTGCATCTTGTATTCGATCAAAAAGACTTTCCGTTGCACCAAGCAGTTTATTTTGACACACCCGATAAACGTATGATTTTTGCAGTGCCTCGCGATGGAAAAGCTTATGTGGGAACAACGGATACATTCTATGAAGGAGATCCGAAAGTGATGCAAATTACTGAAGAGGATCGCTCGTATATCTTAAATTCGATTCATTATATGTTCCCTAGTCTTAAATTGACAGCGGAAAACGTAGAGTCGAGTTGGGCAGGTGTCAGACCACTCATCCATGAGGAGGGCAAAGGTCCGTCGGAAGTATCGAGAAAAGATGAGATTTGGGAATCGGAGAAAGGTCTCATTACAATTGCAGGTGGGAAATTGACCGGCTATCGTAAAATGGCGGAAACTGTGGTGGATAAAATAGTTGATCAACTTAGTCATGAAGAAATTCGTCATTTTAATAAATGTGTGACGAAGAATTTGCCAATCTCAGGTGGTGATATTGGTGGTTCATCAAATATGAATCGATTTATGGCCCAGGCGATTGAAAAAGGTCAATTAGCTGGATTTACGGAACGACAAAGCCGACACTTGGCAACACTATATGGCACCAATGTTGACCAAGTATTTGCGATTCCCTTTGAAGCAAACACAGCAATTCCACGTATTCTTTATGTGAAATTACGCTATGCAATTGAATCCGAAATGGTTGCCAAACCAACTGATTTCTTTGTTCGGAGAACTGGGGATATGTTCTTCAATATTGACAACGTTAAAGCTGGGAAAAAAGACGTGCTAGATGAAATGGCATTCATTTTCGAGTGGACAGATGCAGAGCGTCAGCAATACGAAAAAGAACTGGCTGATGAGCTGACAATTGCAACAACAGTGTTGTAA
- a CDS encoding YqhV family protein translates to MEKALIFIILLRILSGSIDITAAMFMFKFNDLEKAFYINTLLALVGPCILIITTGIALVGLTEKISFVRMICLFGGILLILISLKSK, encoded by the coding sequence ATGGAAAAAGCACTTATTTTCATAATTTTATTGAGAATTTTATCTGGAAGTATTGATATTACAGCAGCAATGTTTATGTTTAAGTTTAATGATTTAGAAAAAGCCTTTTATATCAACACCCTACTGGCCTTAGTAGGTCCATGTATTTTAATTATTACGACAGGAATAGCATTGGTTGGACTAACTGAAAAAATTTCATTCGTAAGGATGATTTGTCTCTTTGGCGGAATTTTACTCATCCTCATCAGCTTAAAATCTAAATAA
- a CDS encoding PTS sugar transporter subunit IIA: MLSKLFKKSKLQIFAPINGEIIPLDQVPDPVFSQKMLGEGVAIMPKKGSIHAPIDGTVILVSDTKHAIGLRSSDGTEILIHIGLETVSLKGNGFTVLVKAGDAVSVGQSLIEVDWDYISEHAKSIITPIVITNSAERNVKCEVAKEGIMGETVLMTISTK; the protein is encoded by the coding sequence ATGCTATCAAAATTATTCAAGAAGAGTAAATTACAGATATTCGCACCTATTAATGGAGAAATAATCCCACTTGACCAAGTTCCGGACCCAGTCTTTAGCCAAAAAATGTTGGGCGAAGGAGTCGCTATCATGCCAAAGAAAGGTAGTATTCATGCTCCTATAGATGGAACTGTCATCTTAGTATCCGATACAAAGCACGCCATTGGCCTCCGTTCAAGTGATGGGACAGAAATTCTTATTCACATCGGATTGGAAACGGTTTCATTAAAAGGAAATGGTTTTACAGTATTAGTCAAAGCAGGTGACGCAGTTTCGGTCGGTCAATCACTTATTGAAGTAGATTGGGATTATATTAGCGAACATGCAAAAAGCATTATAACACCCATCGTGATTACAAATAGTGCGGAACGGAATGTAAAGTGCGAAGTTGCAAAAGAAGGCATCATGGGAGAAACAGTGTTAATGACAATTTCCACTAAGTAA
- a CDS encoding PRD domain-containing protein, giving the protein MKITKILNNNAVVVLDGQHEKIAVGTGIAFNKKRNDIVNVEKIEKLFVMRENDKLQQLLSRIPEEHFTISEEIITYAEAYMGTKLNEHIHIVLTDHLSFAIERIRDGIHLNNKLLHEIKILYRREFEIGLWAIQHIKERCQVDMPEDEAAYIALHIHTMKPQGGDLHQTLRQTAIIRDMVQTIKEHLMITIEEDDISYHRLITHLRSTLTRMNQYGLHTMDEEMLVMIKKKFPLSYNCATEVAKELVVLHAVELHEQELGYIALHIERLRKQ; this is encoded by the coding sequence ATGAAAATAACAAAGATTCTCAATAATAACGCTGTCGTCGTACTAGATGGCCAGCATGAGAAGATTGCTGTTGGCACCGGGATTGCTTTTAATAAGAAACGCAACGACATTGTGAATGTCGAAAAAATCGAAAAGTTATTTGTTATGAGGGAGAATGACAAGTTACAGCAGCTTCTAAGTCGAATTCCAGAAGAGCATTTCACCATCTCAGAAGAAATTATTACATACGCAGAGGCGTATATGGGCACGAAATTAAACGAGCATATTCACATCGTCCTTACTGATCATCTGTCATTTGCAATCGAAAGAATTAGAGATGGTATTCATCTAAATAATAAGTTATTGCATGAAATAAAAATACTTTATAGAAGAGAATTTGAAATTGGGCTTTGGGCAATCCAACATATAAAAGAAAGATGTCAAGTGGACATGCCTGAGGATGAAGCCGCTTATATTGCACTTCATATCCATACCATGAAACCGCAAGGAGGTGATTTGCATCAAACCCTAAGACAAACGGCGATTATTAGAGACATGGTCCAAACAATCAAGGAACACTTAATGATCACGATTGAAGAGGACGATATTTCTTATCATCGCCTAATTACGCATCTTCGCTCCACCCTAACAAGAATGAATCAGTATGGGCTTCACACGATGGATGAGGAAATGTTGGTCATGATTAAAAAGAAGTTTCCTCTTTCATATAATTGTGCAACCGAGGTTGCAAAGGAATTAGTTGTGTTACATGCAGTCGAGCTGCATGAACAAGAGTTGGGCTATATCGCACTTCATATTGAACGATTAAGAAAGCAATAA
- the nagE gene encoding N-acetylglucosamine-specific PTS transporter subunit IIBC has translation MMKYLQKLGRSLMLPVAVLPAAAILMGIGYWIDHDGWGSGNVLAAFLIKAGSSILDSQNMSILFAVGVALGMSKDKDGSAALSGLVAFLVTTTLLSTDSVAMLLSTDIANVNPAFEKIENQFIGILSGIIASIMYNRFSHVQLPDALAFFSGKRLVPIMTAAAMLVASAALFFIWPIVYTALVSFGEGISGLGATGAGLYGFFNRLLIPTGLHHALNSVFWFDVAGINDIGNFWAGTGTKGVTGMYQAGFFPIMMFGLPAAALAMYHTAKTKRKKQAASLMLAAGFAAFFTGVTEPLEFAFMFLAPALYVVHAALTGLSLFIAATFHWTAGFGFSAGFVDLVLSFRLPLANQPYMLIVQGLVFAVIYYFLFRFLIVKFNLKTPGREDDEDVADEDVDGVASTTTGNKFSGMAATIFDGLGGDANVTSVDYCATRLRVEVKDMNAVNQKKIKDTGVPGINVVGPQSIQVIVGTNVQFVADEIEKIRK, from the coding sequence ATGATGAAATACCTTCAAAAGCTTGGCCGTTCTTTGATGTTACCTGTAGCTGTATTACCTGCTGCGGCAATTTTAATGGGGATCGGGTATTGGATTGACCATGATGGTTGGGGTTCAGGAAACGTATTAGCTGCCTTCTTAATCAAAGCCGGGTCTTCGATTCTCGACAGCCAAAATATGTCTATTCTTTTCGCAGTCGGGGTAGCACTGGGTATGTCCAAAGATAAGGATGGCTCTGCCGCGTTAAGTGGTTTGGTCGCTTTCCTCGTAACTACGACATTGCTATCAACAGATTCGGTAGCTATGTTACTTAGCACGGATATTGCTAATGTAAATCCTGCATTTGAAAAAATTGAAAACCAATTTATCGGGATATTGTCTGGAATTATCGCATCCATTATGTACAATCGTTTTAGTCATGTACAGTTACCGGATGCACTTGCCTTCTTTAGTGGAAAACGCTTAGTTCCCATTATGACAGCTGCCGCTATGTTAGTCGCTTCAGCAGCATTATTCTTTATCTGGCCTATTGTATACACAGCTTTAGTTAGTTTTGGTGAAGGTATTAGTGGATTAGGTGCTACTGGTGCAGGATTATACGGCTTCTTTAACCGACTATTGATCCCTACCGGATTACACCATGCATTGAACTCCGTATTTTGGTTTGATGTTGCTGGTATTAATGACATTGGTAACTTCTGGGCTGGAACAGGCACGAAGGGTGTTACCGGTATGTATCAGGCAGGTTTCTTCCCAATTATGATGTTTGGGCTACCCGCTGCAGCACTTGCAATGTATCATACAGCTAAAACAAAAAGAAAAAAACAAGCAGCATCTTTGATGTTAGCAGCAGGTTTCGCTGCATTCTTTACAGGTGTTACAGAACCACTTGAATTTGCATTTATGTTCTTGGCACCAGCTCTTTATGTTGTGCATGCTGCGTTAACAGGTTTATCGTTGTTTATTGCCGCTACTTTCCACTGGACAGCAGGATTTGGATTTAGTGCTGGTTTTGTCGATTTAGTCTTGAGTTTCAGATTACCACTTGCTAACCAACCCTATATGTTAATCGTTCAAGGTTTAGTCTTTGCAGTCATTTACTACTTCCTATTCCGTTTCTTAATCGTGAAATTCAACTTAAAAACACCAGGTAGAGAAGACGATGAGGATGTAGCAGATGAGGATGTAGACGGAGTAGCAAGTACTACAACAGGTAATAAATTCTCAGGCATGGCCGCTACGATTTTTGATGGCTTAGGCGGAGACGCTAACGTAACTTCCGTTGACTACTGTGCAACACGCTTACGTGTAGAAGTAAAAGATATGAATGCGGTCAACCAAAAGAAAATTAAAGATACAGGCGTACCAGGGATAAACGTGGTAGGGCCACAAAGTATTCAAGTTATTGTTGGCACAAATGTACAATTCGTTGCGGATGAAATCGAAAAAATCCGCAAATGA